One region of Natronorubrum aibiense genomic DNA includes:
- a CDS encoding YkgJ family cysteine cluster protein: MEVNCEGCAGCCLDWRPLLEAEGDGTDHQRRRPFDDSNATRAPLDDDPIFVPLTRDEIRAFLEAGLAAALTPRFWHARETSEGVEIDGRSIAAVAGRPVFFVGLQKPPKPVAPVGREEPTWLPTCVFLDPTTLQCRVHGGEHFPEECGAYPKHTLALEQETECERVESAGGGERLLDAAVDDDLDGLLLGSQALGAKLFAHPQPDVLEGVIDRAANGALTATDRAECLAVAAASSPGTLATSDYHYEQALDRALKQETDASWVGPAIREWQRRRDAAEGVPSPAVAERVEDERGAPETPGWDALE, from the coding sequence ATGGAGGTGAACTGCGAAGGTTGTGCGGGCTGTTGTCTGGACTGGCGGCCGCTGCTCGAGGCCGAAGGCGACGGGACGGACCACCAGCGACGGCGGCCGTTCGACGATTCGAACGCGACGCGAGCGCCGCTCGACGACGACCCCATTTTCGTCCCGCTGACCCGCGACGAGATCCGGGCGTTTCTCGAGGCGGGGCTGGCGGCCGCACTGACGCCACGGTTCTGGCACGCACGAGAGACGTCCGAAGGCGTCGAGATCGACGGTCGCTCGATCGCCGCTGTCGCCGGCCGGCCGGTCTTCTTTGTCGGCCTGCAAAAGCCGCCGAAACCGGTCGCTCCTGTCGGACGCGAGGAGCCGACGTGGCTCCCGACGTGTGTCTTTCTCGATCCGACGACGCTGCAGTGTCGCGTCCACGGCGGCGAGCACTTCCCCGAGGAGTGTGGCGCGTATCCGAAACACACCCTCGCACTCGAGCAAGAAACGGAGTGTGAACGCGTCGAGTCGGCCGGGGGCGGCGAGCGCCTGCTCGATGCGGCCGTCGACGATGACCTTGATGGCCTCTTGCTAGGCTCGCAGGCCCTCGGTGCGAAGCTGTTCGCCCACCCCCAACCGGACGTACTCGAGGGCGTCATCGACCGCGCTGCGAACGGAGCACTGACGGCGACCGACCGTGCAGAGTGTCTCGCCGTCGCCGCAGCCTCGAGTCCCGGTACGCTCGCGACGTCCGACTATCACTACGAGCAGGCGCTGGACCGCGCGCTCAAGCAAGAAACGGACGCGTCGTGGGTCGGGCCGGCGATCCGCGAGTGGCAGCGCCGACGGGACGCCGCCGAAGGAGTACCGTCGCCGGCTGTCGCCGAACGCGTCGAGGACGAGCGTGGCGCGCCCGAAACGCCGGGGTGGGACGCCCTCGAGTGA